A genomic stretch from Caulobacter sp. FWC2 includes:
- a CDS encoding type I secretion system permease/ATPase, with protein MFNRSGAKPTVLDRAIYAIRPAVLTAMVFSFFINVLALVSPLYMLQVYDRVLSSRNVATLVVLTLLCIFLFAVYGLLEALRTQVLVRGGLKFDGIARDPIFRSVLDSTLNRRGAGAQAFRDMDQVREFMTGGLIAFCDAPWTPVFIIVSWVLHPYFGILAVISCIIIFGLAVMNDRATKNPIQMATMASIAAQNDASSTLRNAEVMKAMGMWGGLQARWRVRRDEQVAWQASASDAGGAVMSGIKVFRQVVQTLILGGGAYLAIQGKISAGSMIAGSILVGRALAPIEGAVGQWKGLLGARSSWDRLQSMLREERDTSDHMPLPDPRGVLSAEAASIVPPGAQAPTLRQASFRIDAGTSVGIVGPSGAGKSSLLRGVVGVWPCTAGVIRLDGYDIKQWDPEKLGRHIGYLPQDIELFSGTIAQNIARFTEFQPQEVIEAATLAGVHELVQSMPNGYDTPIGEGGASLSGGQRQRVALARALFRMPALVVLDEPNASLDQLGEMALAEAMNRLKAAKRTVIFATHKVNLLSQADYIMVVNQGVIADFGERNAMLAKLSGAAPPPPQSPAPAPIQSAH; from the coding sequence ATCTTCAACCGCTCTGGCGCGAAGCCGACCGTCCTCGATCGCGCGATCTACGCCATCCGTCCCGCGGTGCTGACCGCGATGGTGTTCAGCTTCTTCATCAACGTACTGGCGCTGGTCAGCCCGCTGTACATGCTGCAGGTCTATGACCGCGTGCTGTCCAGCCGGAACGTCGCCACCCTGGTGGTGCTGACGCTGCTCTGCATCTTCCTGTTCGCGGTCTATGGCCTGCTGGAAGCGTTGCGGACCCAGGTGCTGGTGCGCGGCGGCCTGAAGTTCGACGGCATCGCCCGCGACCCGATCTTCCGCTCGGTGCTGGACTCGACGCTGAACCGCCGTGGCGCGGGCGCCCAGGCGTTCCGCGACATGGACCAGGTGCGTGAGTTCATGACCGGCGGCCTGATCGCCTTCTGCGACGCGCCCTGGACCCCGGTGTTCATCATCGTGTCGTGGGTCCTGCACCCCTATTTCGGCATCCTGGCCGTCATCAGCTGCATCATCATCTTCGGCCTGGCCGTGATGAACGACCGCGCCACCAAGAACCCGATCCAGATGGCCACCATGGCCTCGATCGCGGCCCAGAACGACGCCAGCTCCACCCTGCGCAACGCTGAGGTCATGAAGGCCATGGGCATGTGGGGCGGCCTGCAGGCGCGCTGGCGCGTGCGCCGCGACGAGCAGGTGGCTTGGCAGGCTTCGGCCAGCGACGCCGGCGGCGCGGTGATGTCGGGGATCAAGGTCTTCCGCCAGGTTGTGCAGACCCTGATCCTGGGCGGCGGCGCCTATCTGGCCATCCAGGGCAAGATTTCCGCCGGTTCGATGATCGCCGGCTCGATCCTGGTCGGTCGCGCCCTGGCCCCGATCGAAGGGGCCGTGGGTCAGTGGAAGGGCCTGCTGGGCGCGCGCAGCTCGTGGGATCGCCTGCAGTCGATGCTGCGCGAGGAGCGCGACACCAGCGATCACATGCCGCTGCCCGATCCGCGCGGCGTGCTGTCGGCCGAAGCGGCCTCGATCGTGCCTCCGGGCGCGCAGGCGCCGACCTTGCGCCAGGCCAGCTTCCGCATCGACGCCGGCACCTCGGTCGGCATCGTGGGGCCCAGCGGCGCGGGCAAGTCCTCGCTGCTGCGCGGCGTCGTCGGCGTCTGGCCGTGCACGGCGGGCGTCATCCGCCTGGACGGCTATGACATCAAGCAGTGGGATCCGGAAAAGCTCGGCCGCCACATCGGCTACCTGCCGCAGGACATCGAGCTGTTCTCGGGCACCATCGCTCAGAACATCGCCCGCTTCACCGAGTTCCAGCCGCAGGAAGTCATCGAGGCGGCGACGCTGGCTGGGGTCCATGAACTGGTCCAGAGCATGCCCAACGGTTACGACACGCCGATCGGCGAGGGCGGGGCGTCCCTGTCGGGCGGTCAGCGCCAGCGCGTGGCCCTGGCGCGCGCGCTCTTCCGGATGCCGGCGCTGGTGGTCCTCGACGAGCCGAACGCCAGCCTCGACCAACTGGGCGAAATGGCGCTGGCTGAGGCGATGAACCGCCTCAAGGCGGCCAAGCGCACGGTCATCTTCGCGACGCACAAGGTGAACCTGCTGTCCCAGGCTGACTACATCATGGTGGTCAACCAAGGTGTTATCGCCGACTTCGGCGAACGTAACGCGATGTTGGCCAAGCTGTCGGGCGCCGCCCCGCCCCCGCCGCAGTCGCCCGCGCCGGCGCCGATCCAGAGCGCCCACTAA
- a CDS encoding helix-turn-helix domain-containing protein: MYGNPQRRSATDVQDLRREGGRWLKEQREAAGLSQRQLAAKVGADYYTFISQLETGRGRIPPDRYRDWALALEVPEKIFVRELLRFYDPITYEILFSEA, translated from the coding sequence ATGTATGGTAACCCGCAACGCCGCAGCGCCACGGACGTCCAGGACCTCCGTCGCGAGGGTGGTCGCTGGCTGAAGGAACAGCGCGAGGCCGCCGGCCTCTCGCAGCGCCAGCTCGCCGCCAAGGTCGGCGCGGACTATTACACCTTCATCTCCCAGCTGGAGACGGGGCGCGGCCGCATTCCGCCCGACCGCTACAGGGACTGGGCGCTGGCGCTGGAAGTTCCGGAGAAGATCTTCGTCCGCGAGCTGCTGCGCTTCTACGATCCGATCACCTACGAAATCCTGTTCAGCGAAGCATAG
- a CDS encoding FkbM family methyltransferase: MRPVRLDLAISSAMRAPAAVETPHAQPEAPPPAGPPPRRRFAFARRLLAPVLAPVAGYARRYLQASVEHELRETQGQIKLLAGALDATQGQLDHTQSLLHLVLQQQQAAALATQAIATHLTRIEAETIGARELSALAADHGVRIESQAHKLEVLSERAIDDLARLPGLFGPRFDELEIKARPLIHYDAESTAIRMRDGYILAPTALPTFVTMLANATSRGLEPGTGDVLRRLVQPGMVVADVGANIGLLTLVMAWAAGPGGKVIAFEPEAIPRANLEKMRHLNGLSWVEVRDQAVGAEPGQLTFHVSDIIGHSSLYALPETEGSREIQVEVVRLDSVAPAQRMDVVKIDVEGAELDVLAGMSGLIAKNKDLAIVAEFGPEHLKRVGQTPAQWFKAFADAGFKAYIIDETTGAAGPTSAKAAAKVVSANIAFVRAGGDAEKRLLRR; this comes from the coding sequence TTGAGGCCCGTACGCCTGGACCTGGCGATCAGCAGCGCGATGCGCGCTCCCGCCGCCGTCGAGACGCCCCACGCCCAGCCTGAGGCTCCGCCGCCGGCTGGCCCGCCGCCCCGCCGCCGCTTCGCTTTCGCGCGTCGTCTGCTGGCTCCGGTGCTCGCGCCAGTCGCTGGCTATGCGCGTCGCTATCTGCAGGCCAGCGTAGAACATGAGCTGCGCGAGACCCAGGGCCAGATCAAACTTCTGGCTGGCGCGTTGGACGCGACCCAGGGCCAGTTGGACCACACCCAGAGCCTGCTGCACCTGGTCCTCCAGCAGCAACAGGCCGCCGCCCTCGCCACGCAAGCCATCGCCACGCATCTCACGCGGATCGAGGCCGAGACGATTGGCGCTCGCGAGCTCAGCGCCCTCGCCGCCGACCACGGCGTCAGGATCGAAAGCCAGGCGCACAAGCTGGAAGTGCTAAGCGAGCGCGCGATCGACGACCTGGCCCGCCTGCCCGGCCTATTCGGCCCCCGCTTCGACGAGCTGGAGATCAAGGCGCGGCCGCTGATCCACTATGACGCCGAGTCGACCGCCATCCGCATGCGCGACGGCTACATTCTTGCGCCAACCGCCCTGCCCACCTTCGTGACCATGCTGGCCAACGCCACCAGCCGCGGCCTGGAGCCCGGCACGGGCGACGTGCTGCGTCGCCTGGTCCAGCCGGGCATGGTCGTCGCCGATGTCGGCGCCAATATCGGCCTGCTCACCTTGGTGATGGCGTGGGCCGCTGGTCCGGGCGGCAAGGTCATCGCCTTCGAGCCGGAAGCCATCCCGCGCGCCAACCTCGAGAAGATGCGCCACCTCAACGGCCTGTCCTGGGTCGAGGTCCGCGACCAGGCCGTGGGCGCGGAGCCTGGCCAGCTGACCTTCCACGTCAGCGACATCATCGGCCACAGCTCGCTCTACGCCCTGCCCGAGACCGAGGGCTCGCGCGAGATCCAGGTCGAGGTCGTGCGCCTGGACTCTGTCGCGCCAGCCCAGCGCATGGACGTGGTCAAGATCGACGTCGAGGGCGCCGAGCTGGACGTGCTGGCCGGCATGTCGGGGCTGATCGCCAAGAACAAGGACCTGGCCATCGTCGCCGAGTTCGGTCCCGAGCATCTCAAGCGCGTCGGCCAAACCCCGGCCCAATGGTTCAAGGCCTTCGCCGATGCGGGCTTCAAGGCCTACATCATCGATGAGACGACCGGCGCGGCCGGGCCGACCAGCGCCAAGGCGGCGGCCAAGGTGGTGTCCGCCAACATCGCCTTTGTGCGCGCCGGCGGCGACGCCGAAAAGCGTCTGCTGCGGCGCTAG
- a CDS encoding glycosyltransferase family 4 protein — MKICWVTPFVLRSSIGRVSAEVANHLALRGHQVEILRCEDKDDPAEPLHPTGLRVHHWRSYDLSRLRTEFDVVVVNIGDNYPFHAGVFAILDAAPCLGIFHDFYIYNLFSGWLHYNGLDYRRHDAEIVATYGQAALPHAVAVRSGQMLDMGEIAQHLPMTEWLAGRCEAALAHARFYAPKLEAVVQGPVAVTPLCCPDRATPPGPPKAKSQLTITTVGVMNPNKRVDDVIRAIGGSEALKACIYRLVGPISDEERAKLEAAAAEVGFNNLVIDGAVDDDTLDRRLDEADIMAALRKPVLEGASGSACEGMLSGRPTVVARAGFYGELPDDLVFKIDGGIVVEELRDVLERLVANEALRRETGKAARAWALANLNAARYAEAIEDLAQAQLTGRRLLAVGRRIGGELTAMGLADTDPAATRIGATLQRLFAPLPI, encoded by the coding sequence ATGAAGATCTGCTGGGTGACGCCCTTCGTCCTGCGCTCGTCGATCGGCCGGGTCAGCGCCGAGGTCGCCAATCATCTCGCCCTGCGCGGCCACCAGGTCGAGATCCTGCGCTGCGAGGACAAGGACGACCCGGCCGAACCGCTGCACCCGACGGGACTGCGCGTGCATCACTGGCGGTCCTATGACCTCTCGCGCCTGCGGACCGAGTTCGACGTGGTGGTGGTCAATATCGGCGACAACTATCCCTTCCACGCCGGCGTGTTCGCGATCCTGGACGCCGCGCCATGCCTGGGGATCTTCCACGACTTCTATATCTACAACCTGTTCTCGGGCTGGCTGCACTACAACGGCCTGGACTACCGTCGGCACGACGCCGAGATCGTCGCGACCTATGGCCAGGCGGCCCTGCCCCACGCCGTGGCCGTCCGCTCGGGCCAGATGCTGGACATGGGCGAGATCGCCCAGCACCTGCCGATGACCGAATGGCTGGCAGGCCGCTGCGAGGCCGCCCTGGCTCACGCCCGGTTCTACGCCCCCAAGCTGGAGGCCGTCGTGCAAGGCCCGGTCGCCGTGACGCCGCTGTGCTGCCCCGATCGCGCCACCCCGCCGGGGCCGCCGAAGGCCAAGAGCCAGCTGACGATCACCACGGTTGGGGTGATGAACCCCAACAAGCGTGTCGACGACGTGATCCGCGCCATCGGCGGCTCCGAAGCGCTGAAGGCCTGCATCTATCGCCTGGTGGGTCCGATCTCGGACGAGGAACGCGCCAAGCTGGAAGCCGCCGCCGCCGAGGTCGGGTTCAACAACCTGGTCATCGACGGCGCGGTCGACGACGACACGCTGGACCGCCGACTCGACGAGGCCGACATCATGGCTGCCTTGCGCAAGCCGGTGCTGGAAGGCGCCTCGGGCTCGGCCTGCGAGGGCATGCTCAGCGGCCGCCCGACCGTGGTGGCCCGCGCCGGCTTCTATGGCGAGCTGCCCGACGACCTGGTCTTCAAGATCGACGGCGGGATCGTGGTCGAGGAGCTGCGCGACGTGCTCGAGCGCCTGGTCGCCAATGAGGCCCTGCGCCGCGAGACCGGCAAGGCCGCCCGCGCCTGGGCGCTGGCCAACCTCAACGCCGCCCGCTACGCCGAGGCCATTGAGGACCTGGCCCAGGCCCAGCTGACCGGCCGCCGTCTGCTGGCCGTCGGCCGCCGCATCGGCGGCGAGCTGACCGCCATGGGCCTGGCCGACACCGACCCCGCCGCCACGCGAATCGGGGCGACACTACAGAGACTATTCGCGCCGCTCCCGATTTAG
- a CDS encoding tryptophan halogenase family protein, giving the protein MTQQMIRKVVIAGGGTAGWMAAAALARQLGPLLDITLVESEDIGTVGVGESTIPTARTFNALLGIDEAEFMRATQATFKLGISFENWGEIGDRYIHSFGQVGKSTWMGGFHHFWMQAREQGFGGDLGDYCLELKAAEQNRFYTGDESPLNYAYHLDAGLYGRFLRGMAEADGVRRVEGKIASVRQHAESGFVEALVMEGGEVVEGDLFIDCTGFRGLLIEQTLKAGFEDWDHWLPTNSALAVQTRSTEPAVPYTRAIAHEAGWRWKIPLQHRVGNGLVYCSDFMSDDEARAKLMGEIEGETLIEPRLIRYRTGRRRKTWDKNVVALGLASGFVEPLESTSIHLIMIGVTRLMQLFPFAGISQAAVDRYNRQADDELEKIRDFIILHYKATERTDSPFWDRVRAMDIPDSLAQRIELFRQSAQVYQAPGELFQVDSWLQVLLGQRIQPQAHHHMGRLMPPQQLKSALEDLKRNIDGMVARLPQHQAFLDHYCAPPVSKSA; this is encoded by the coding sequence ATGACCCAGCAGATGATCCGCAAGGTGGTGATCGCGGGCGGCGGCACGGCCGGCTGGATGGCGGCCGCGGCCCTGGCCCGGCAGCTCGGTCCGCTGCTCGACATCACCCTGGTCGAGTCCGAGGACATCGGCACGGTCGGCGTGGGCGAGTCGACGATTCCGACGGCCCGCACCTTCAACGCCCTGCTTGGCATCGACGAGGCCGAGTTCATGCGCGCCACCCAGGCGACCTTCAAGCTGGGCATCTCGTTCGAGAATTGGGGCGAGATTGGCGACCGCTACATCCACTCGTTCGGCCAGGTCGGCAAATCCACCTGGATGGGCGGCTTCCATCACTTCTGGATGCAGGCCCGCGAGCAGGGCTTCGGCGGCGATCTGGGCGACTACTGCCTGGAGCTCAAGGCCGCCGAGCAGAACCGATTCTACACTGGTGACGAGAGCCCGCTGAACTACGCCTACCACCTGGACGCCGGCCTATATGGGCGCTTCCTGCGCGGCATGGCCGAGGCCGATGGCGTGCGCCGGGTCGAGGGCAAGATCGCCTCCGTCCGTCAGCATGCGGAGAGCGGCTTCGTCGAGGCCCTGGTGATGGAGGGCGGCGAGGTGGTCGAGGGCGACCTCTTCATCGACTGCACCGGCTTCCGTGGCCTGCTGATAGAGCAGACCCTGAAGGCCGGTTTCGAGGATTGGGACCATTGGCTGCCGACCAACAGCGCCCTGGCCGTGCAGACCCGCTCGACCGAGCCCGCCGTCCCCTACACCCGCGCGATCGCCCACGAGGCGGGCTGGCGCTGGAAGATCCCGCTGCAGCACCGGGTCGGCAACGGCCTGGTCTACTGCAGCGACTTCATGTCCGATGACGAGGCGCGCGCCAAATTGATGGGCGAGATCGAGGGCGAGACCCTGATCGAGCCGCGCCTGATCCGGTATCGCACCGGGCGTCGGCGCAAGACCTGGGACAAGAACGTCGTGGCCCTGGGCCTGGCCAGCGGCTTCGTCGAGCCGCTGGAATCGACCTCGATCCACCTGATCATGATCGGGGTGACGCGGCTGATGCAGCTGTTCCCCTTCGCCGGGATCAGCCAGGCGGCGGTCGATCGCTACAACCGTCAGGCCGACGACGAACTTGAGAAGATCCGCGACTTCATCATCTTGCACTACAAGGCGACCGAGCGGACCGACAGCCCGTTCTGGGATCGCGTGCGCGCGATGGACATCCCTGACAGCCTGGCCCAGCGCATCGAACTCTTCCGCCAGAGCGCTCAGGTCTATCAGGCGCCGGGAGAGCTGTTCCAGGTCGACTCGTGGCTACAGGTTCTGTTGGGCCAGCGGATCCAGCCGCAGGCCCACCACCACATGGGTCGGCTGATGCCGCCTCAGCAGTTGAAGTCCGCTCTGGAGGACCTCAAGCGCAACATCGATGGGATGGTCGCCCGGCTGCCGCAGCATCAGGCCTTCCTCGACCACTACTGCGCGCCGCCGGTGAGCAAGAGCGCCTAA
- a CDS encoding cupin-like domain-containing protein: MPALTARRTLETTVATPADIPFDAVLAGQTPMVFKGLARDWPLVQAGLESSQAARDYIRAHDQGGRVVGYSGDPSINGRFSYDETLTAMNFKAERAALETFLRRLEEVEGRNDAPSVYVGSADLDAYFPSLKAANDLGLGSEVFGPQPPMAGIWIGNRTTAAAHYDMSNNIAVCAVGRRRFTLFPPNQVANLYPGPLEPTPGGQVVSLVDFEAPDFERHPGFLDAIANAQVAELEPGDVLVYPALWWHQVEALEPFNVLVNYWWNASPGFVDTPMTTLLHGLLSLRDRPDFEKQGWKALFDYYLFGPAERAGAHLPEVARGPLGPMDEIKARRLRAYLLDRLNR; encoded by the coding sequence GTGCCCGCCCTGACGGCCCGCCGGACGCTGGAGACCACGGTCGCGACGCCGGCCGATATTCCGTTCGACGCCGTGTTGGCCGGCCAGACGCCGATGGTGTTCAAGGGCTTGGCGCGGGATTGGCCGTTAGTGCAGGCAGGCCTCGAATCCAGCCAAGCGGCCCGCGACTATATCCGGGCTCACGACCAGGGCGGCCGGGTGGTCGGCTATAGCGGTGATCCGTCGATCAACGGTCGGTTCTCCTACGACGAGACCCTGACGGCCATGAACTTCAAGGCCGAGCGCGCGGCGCTGGAGACCTTTCTGCGCCGCCTGGAAGAGGTCGAGGGCCGCAACGACGCCCCGTCGGTCTATGTCGGCTCGGCCGATCTCGACGCCTATTTCCCAAGCCTGAAGGCCGCCAACGACCTGGGCCTGGGGTCCGAGGTGTTCGGCCCGCAGCCGCCGATGGCCGGGATCTGGATCGGCAACCGCACGACGGCCGCCGCCCACTACGACATGTCCAACAATATCGCCGTCTGCGCCGTGGGCCGTCGGCGCTTCACCCTGTTCCCGCCGAACCAGGTGGCCAATCTCTATCCCGGCCCGCTGGAGCCGACGCCCGGCGGCCAGGTGGTCAGCCTGGTGGATTTCGAGGCCCCCGACTTCGAGCGGCATCCGGGCTTCCTCGATGCCATCGCCAACGCCCAGGTGGCCGAGCTCGAGCCCGGCGACGTTCTCGTCTATCCGGCGCTGTGGTGGCACCAGGTCGAGGCTCTGGAGCCGTTCAACGTGCTGGTGAATTACTGGTGGAACGCCTCGCCCGGCTTTGTCGACACGCCGATGACAACGCTGCTGCACGGCCTGCTCAGCCTGCGCGATCGGCCAGACTTCGAGAAGCAGGGCTGGAAGGCCCTGTTCGACTACTACCTGTTCGGCCCCGCCGAGCGCGCCGGGGCGCATCTGCCCGAGGTCGCGCGGGGGCCGCTGGGACCGATGGACGAGATAAAAGCCAGGCGGTTGAGAGCATACCTGCTCGACCGTCTGAATAGATAA
- a CDS encoding SapC family protein: MNRVLLNNVDHADLRVIAGHGVAYGDAINQTLLLPTEFEAAQREYPILIRKDAAGAYQAVALLGLDRDENLFLDETGWNARYIPAVQRRGPFSIALQHDARGEEPRAMIHVDLDHPRVSRDAGEPLFLPAGGSAPYLQSVNRTLALIHEGLEVTGPMFAAFDDLGLIEPIDIEIKLDDQTSYDVPDVYTVAPDRLAAVTGADLERLHQSGLLRAAWALIASMGNIEDLIARKTRKRAASSGLA; the protein is encoded by the coding sequence ATGAACCGAGTGCTTCTCAACAACGTCGATCACGCCGACCTGCGCGTGATCGCCGGCCACGGCGTCGCCTATGGCGATGCGATCAACCAGACGCTGCTCCTGCCGACCGAGTTCGAGGCGGCGCAGCGCGAATATCCGATCCTGATCCGCAAGGACGCCGCCGGGGCCTACCAGGCCGTGGCGCTGCTGGGCCTGGATCGCGACGAGAACCTGTTCCTCGACGAGACCGGCTGGAACGCCCGCTACATCCCCGCCGTCCAGCGGCGGGGCCCGTTCTCGATCGCCCTGCAGCACGATGCGCGCGGCGAAGAGCCGCGAGCGATGATCCATGTCGACCTCGACCATCCGCGCGTCAGCCGCGACGCGGGCGAGCCTCTGTTCCTGCCGGCCGGCGGCTCTGCGCCTTACCTGCAGAGCGTCAATCGGACCCTGGCTCTCATCCACGAAGGCCTGGAAGTCACCGGCCCGATGTTCGCCGCTTTCGACGACCTGGGGCTGATCGAGCCGATCGACATCGAGATCAAGCTGGACGACCAGACCAGCTACGACGTGCCGGACGTTTACACCGTGGCCCCGGATCGCTTGGCGGCCGTGACCGGCGCGGACCTCGAGCGGCTGCATCAGTCGGGCCTGCTGCGCGCGGCTTGGGCCCTGATCGCCTCCATGGGCAATATCGAGGACCTGATCGCCCGCAAGACCCGCAAGCGCGCCGCTTCCTCGGGATTGGCCTGA